A genomic region of Zalophus californianus isolate mZalCal1 chromosome 1, mZalCal1.pri.v2, whole genome shotgun sequence contains the following coding sequences:
- the LOC113917887 gene encoding transcription factor BTF3-like, whose protein sequence is MKETIMNQEKLAKLQAQVRIGGKGTARRKKKVVHRTATADDKKLQFSLKKFGVNNISGIEEVNMFTNQGTVIHFNNRKVQASLAANTFTITGHAETKQLTEMLPSILNQLDADSLTSLRRLAEALPKQSVDGKAPLATGEEDDDEVLDLVENFDEASKNEAN, encoded by the exons atgaaagaaactatcatgaaccaggagaaactcgccaagctgcaagcacaagtgcgcattggtgggaaaggaactgctcgccgaaagaagaaggtggttcatagaacggctacagcagatgataaaaaacttcagttctccttaaagaagttcggggtaaacaatatctctggtattgaagaagtgaatatgttcacaaaccaaggaacagtgatccATTTTAACAACCGCAAAGTTCAGGCATCCCTGGCAGCGAACACTTTCACCATTacaggccatgctgagacaaagcagctgacagaaatgctacccagtatcttaaaccaacttgatgcagacagtctgactagtttaagaagactggctgaagctctgcccaaacaatctgtggatggaaaagcaccacttgctaccGGAGAGGAGGATGATGATGAAGTTCTGG atcttgtggagaattttgatgaagcttccaagaatgaagcaaactga